One Melospiza melodia melodia isolate bMelMel2 chromosome 1, bMelMel2.pri, whole genome shotgun sequence genomic window carries:
- the SMIM13 gene encoding small integral membrane protein 13 encodes MWQSVGLTLLVIVATLACVLLFMLCGWYVVWQLFLSKFKFLRELIGDTGSQQGDNEPSEAETEQETPPSPQRGRQKSARQRRAPTEDTT; translated from the exons ATGTGGCAGAGCGTCGGGCTGACCCTGCTGGTGATCGTGGCCACGCTGGCCTGCGTGCTGCTGTTCATGCTGTGCG GATGGTATGTGGTCTGGCAATTGTTCCTGTCTAAATTCAAATTCCTGAGAGAATTGATAGGTGATACAGGGTCCCAGCAGGGAGACAACGAGCCTTCAGAAGCTGAAACTGAACAGGAAACTCCACCCTCGCCTCAGAGAGGGAGGCAGAAATCGGCTCGGCAGCGAAGGGCACCTACGGAAGACACGACTTAA